The region CTACATTCTCCCACAAAGACAGTGTTGGACGCAAACCAGGAACTGAAAATGGATGCCAGTTCCCATCAGAATCCAGCCCTATTCCATGGCCCTTTTTTCCCCGCTATGTCTTCCATAAATAAATGTTGTAAAAGCTCTTTGCAGCTAATTGCCATTTAATATGCTGAAAAGAGCTTTACGATATAAACATGGATAAATCCTTATCTCAGCTCTCAGTGAGATGGGGAAATCCTTagcctcattttacagatgggagaGCAGAAGTATGAGGAGGGCTAAGGTGTGCCCTGGGGTCACCCCAGAGCCATGCAGGAAGCAGGACTCCATGTGGAAGACTTTCTGCGAGGGACACAGTGatgctccccagcacagctccttcaGGCGTGCTGTTGATCACCTACCCCAGAGAATCTGACAATAGCACAGCCGATCTGCCAACGCTGGAAAGCATCAAGTGAGGAGCCTGCCAAACTAAACAGAAGTGTCTGAAAGTTTGCAATAAATTACTGACATAGAAATCCCACTTTCTCAGCTGACCTAGATGTGTCGATTTAATTGGGTCAGTGCTGTGCAAATTCATCGCTTCAATGTAAAGCTGACTAGTGGAGGAAGACAAGGGCTCgccttcccctccacccttccCAGGCTTTCCTCCCAGCTGCATCCCCCCTGTCCCTCCCCGTCCCATCCCAGTGCTGAGAAGTGACCTGCTACCCTGGAGCCAGCAGGGAAATCCTGCTTGGAGCAGCAAGGCTGGCTGACTCACATCCCTGCCTTTCTCATCACTTGGGCTGCAGCTTGGAGGATTTCTGGCTGAAGGCGAGTGAATGAATATGCTGGGACTTGTCAACAAACAGTCCTGCTCACAAGCTTTGCAGCTTAATATGCCTCTCTTCCAGCTTTCCCTGAAATTTATCACCTTCAAAAAGGATCTATTGGAAGCTACATAACACCTGTCAAATGACACATTTTCGCATACTGAAATCcacttttccccctctccttttctaGACACTCCAAGGTCACGTATTCCTAAAACATGATCTCCCATAAATCTGCTTGAGTCTGGTGAAGAAGACCCAGGCCTTGACATTGGATAATTTTTTATGGATTTATTTCTAAATGTCACCTTCTTGCTACAGTCCACACGCAAACAATAAATGAGCTCCCTCTGCTGTCTGTGTGACAACAGCCATTAGCAAGTTTTAATGCCAGAGCATTCCCTCGCTGACACTGGTATCTTCCACAGTGGATGTGATCTAAACGGGACCTGATATGCTGCAGCTGTAGCCAACAAATGCTGCAAGGCTGGGTGGACATAAACCCAACCTTACCACCCTGCCACCTATGTCTATGGGCCAGACTTCCTTCTCTGTgcaaatttctcttttccaaaagcaCGTGGAAAACCCTTTTCTTCCTGGTAGCCGATGAGGTGCAGGAGCCCCTGGCGACAGAATTACAAATTACCAACATGCCCAGGCTAATACCTGAGTGTATGAATTCACTCACGGTGCTCCTGAACCAGTGGATCCCTTAATTATGCCCTTTGACTCCTTAAAAAATGCACACGCAGCGTAGAGCTACACGGGAGAAGTCTGGGAACAACAACCTGCAAGCACTGTAATGGAGGTGGATTTTTCTTGCCTCGCATTGGGCTCCTACAACATACCTCAGTGTATTGCCAGTGGCTGATAATTGGTAGAAGTGAGCCTAGGAGGCAGGCGTCCTCTCTGCAGGCATGGCTTGCCCGTCGCACACAAGCAGGCAAAAGCATCTCCCATCTCTTCCCTTTGCAGGCACTGACCTCCTCCAAGTGGCTGCTCATGAGTTTGGCCATGTCCTGGGCCTGCAGCACACAGCTATCTCCAAGTCACTGATGTCTCCTTTCTACATCTTCCGCTACCCTCTAAGCCTGAGTGAGGATGACAAGCAAGGTATCCAGTACCTCTACGGGAAACCCAAACTGGATCCTGACCCAACGCCAACTCAGCCAGCAGAACTGCCCCAGCCAGACCTTGAAACAAATGAGATCACCAACGTGGAGGTGAGTGAACAGCCTGTCTGTGTCCTTCTCTAACACCACAGCTTGTTCCCAGTTGCTGGGACTGTCCTCGCCGTGAGGCCAGCAGCAGGCTTACACGTGGTTTGGTGTCTGTGTGTCTTCCACCCATGATGCTGAGCCCAGGTCCGGACCCCACAGCTGGCACTGCCAGCCTGGGATGTGCGGGGAGGGGATCTTTGGGCAGCATGTGCCCAACCAGAGCTGgctgaaagcaggacagttgCCTGGACACAGGGACTTCCCGTCCGCTGAACCCGGCCTGGGCGAGGGGGGCTCCCACAAGTCCAAGCACCTGACCAGCCATGCTTTGGCAGTCTGTGCAGCCTGACACCTGCGACACAGATTTTGATGCCGCGTCCACCATTCGAGGGGAGCTGTTCTTCTTCAAGTCTTGCTATGTGTGGCGGCTTCGATCTGGAAAGCTGCAGGACGGCTACCCAGCTCTGGCCTCCCGCCACTGGCAGGGGATCCCCAGCTCTGTTGATGCCACCTTCGAGGACCCTCTGGGCAATATCTGGTTTTTCCAAGGTAAGAGCTGGACTGGGATCAGACGGCTCGGAAATGCATCTCCTTTACTGAGGGGTATTCAGGACCCAACAAGTTCCTGGGAGGATAAACTTTCTGGGTGTCCTCAGCAATCCAGTGATCCTTGTTAtttgtttcctcctctgtttAGTTGAAACTTTTTAGCAGATAttgagggggaagagagaaggaggagtCACTTTTACTTTAGACACCGCCAAGATATGCCATTCTCCTCCTCTGGAACACAAACGTTTGTTTTGAGCCTCTGCCCTGGCAatgctgctggcagaggaggaagaaggaaacacTCGCTCCATCCCCCAGCTGTCCTGGGAAGCACAGTGCCAGAAGAGAGCCCCAGACACTTTCACAGGTTGTGAAACTCCTGAGCCTGTGCTGCCTACAGGGAGCCTGTGTGCAGAGCCAGGCAACCTCCTGTCACCATGAGGATTAAAAACCAATCACCCATGGGGGCCCAAAGCTCCTCCTGGCCATCTCTGGAGTTCAAGACCAGCAACAACCCCTGTTTCAGCtccactgttttctttaaagctctttGCAAGTGTAAATTTAATAGTGGGAATGCAGAATGATGCAGGTACCCAGCTGCCCTGGGTGTGCACGCCCCGTCTGTGCACCGTGAGACCGAGTACCACAAAGTACCCCACGCAGCCCTGCAGGCAGTGTTCCTGCATAAACAGATTACTTAGCACCTGACCTGCACACAAGGACTTACAGTGCTAAAATTGGCAGGCTCCTACCATGAGTTAAAATGAGATAAGGGGAAAGTATTACATGCTGTAGGCTAATTACAGAGATTCCTATTTTAGTCTAATCTGGAAATATGCTTCCAGACTCTATTTCAGCTTGGCAACTTCTTCCTGGTTTCTGTAGCTTGCTCCTTTACAGCCGGATGCCCCCTTTATGCCTATGCATGCCCACATATGTTCTCCTCCAAGAGCTGGGACTGCAGGGTAGAAGCTGGTCCCTCCAGCCAAGTCTTTTAGTATAACTTCCACAAATAGAGAAAAGACAGCTGCTAAAACAGTCCTCCTCATCCCACCACTGACACACTCTGGGTTGGACCGAGGTGGAAAGTCAGCTCCTCACGCTGCCGGCACTTTGGgtgcccatcagtgacagtgtcCATGACACTGGTGGGGTTTTTGCCCCTCAGACACAGCTTTCCCTGGGAGCTCTACCAAGGCACCAGCTCCAGTTGAATGTTTCACCGCTGAGTTATCAGACACTGAAGAGCTTCTGAACCCTTGTCtcccttttctgtctcctctccagATTCTCAGTACTGGATTTACGATGGTGAGAGACAGGTATCTGGTCCCACCCCGACTGTGGAGCTGGGCCTCCCTGCATCCCCTGTGCAGGCAGCTCTGGTGTGGGGGGCTGAGAAAAACAAGATCTACATCTTCAGTGGAGGCAACTACTGGCGCTTCAACCCTCACACCCGCCAGGTGGACAACATCTACCCCCGGACCATGGCCGACTGGCGTGGCGTCCCGCAGGAGATCGACGCGGCTTTTCAGGATGAGTTTGGTCAGTGCAGCAGTGACGTGGCCTTCTCTGGGGTGGGCACTCCGGCTGACACCACTGCCCAGCTGGAAGAACTGGGCAGATTTAGACATTTGGTAGCAGTGGATGCTTCCCAGCTATAGCACATGCCATATAGTGTATAAAGAGAGAGGCAGCTCCCTCCAGTGGGTAGGGAACTGAGACTTCTCCCATAAAAGTGAGAAGTTTTGTCATTATTAATTGCAACAATCAGCAGTTAAGTGTTTGATAGCTAGAATTCAAACTTCTGACCAAGAAATGGTCACAGAGTCCTATGCAGCCGTTACTGCTCATGACAGAAAAAGTGAtgagaaaacagcagaaacactGCTCGCGCTTCAGCCTAGGCAGCTGTCCTGAATGAACGGGCTGCTTTTGGTATTGCCTAGTCCTCCCAGATGTGCCCCATGTTGAAGACAGTATGGCAGTGCCACAGAAACACTGAGGACAGCCAGGGTGCTTGGGATGACAGGAGTGGTGactgcctctctcctcccaaaGAACGGCTCCCCACTGCTGCCAGAGCCTAAATCCCAGAGCAACTTCCCAGCTGTAACAGATGCTCTGCAGCAGGTCTTCACAAGCTCCCTCTCATAGGCCCTGTTCAGGTCCTAGACATCCTCTGCCCTCTCAGGGCTGGGCCACTACCTGGCTACGGCATATTTAAAACCACtaggaatataaaataaaatcctgattacTCACCCATCAAAACTAAAACAGTGTAAGCTGCAAACCTGAGTTCAAGTGAAATGAATGTAGCAGCATCTCCTGCCTCTTCCAGGCTATCTTTTGGTACTGCACATGCTGCAGCGTGTTAGCTAGACAAAATGCTAGGAAAGAGCTCAGAGCTGCGCAAACCCTGTCTCTCCTAACCCTTCCTCTCTCACCTACAGGCTTTGCCTATTTCCTGAGAGGCCGAGATTACTGGAAGTTCGATCCAGTCCAGGTGAAAGTGCTGGAGGGCTACCCACGCCAGATCAGCCAGGACTTCTTCAGCTGTACACCTTCCTCCAACTCCTTCAGATGAGGGGGGTGCTCATGTCCGCCACGTTCCTCTTTCATCACCCTTACCTCCAGCAGCCACACAGGGGGTTCCCCTCTGCCATTCCTGGCTTCCTTCCAGGCTCAGCATCTGACACAACATGTGACAAAGTTTGCTCCTCTCAAGttccagcagccccagcttcAGTTGCTATCAATATAAAAGCATCTGCCATGTTCTTTGCAGGCAAGAGCAGCCACTAAACCCTTAATGTGGCCATGCTCTTCCAGCAATAGCATCCCAAAAGCTATCAAGCCAGCCTGGAACGGGATCATGCTCTCCTAATTAACCTGGACCCCATTATGCAGAACAGATCCGATGGCATTTCCTATGTTTACATAGCTCACAACAGCAGCCCTTTGCTGCTCCAGACATtggcctgggaggaggagggcttCCACTGCAACATCTCCCTCAGCCTTAGCCAGGGGCTTTGAAGGACACCAACTGCCTGCGGAGGAACGCAGACGAACGGCTGCTTGTGCCAGGGCCACTTCACCAGGGCTGCAGTGGTGACTGCCAGGACCCTGCCACAGCCCTACTCCCAGTTTTATGTTGTATCCCTAGTACGCATTAGGATTTTATACTGATTTATGTATAGACAAGGGGCCCCCTTCCTTCCACGGTGCTGGGTGCCAGTGCTGGACGCTGCCCCGTTGCTCCCTGTGCTCGTACTGAGTGAGGTTCTCCATCCTGGGTTGCTCGTGACTGCGCTGGTCGGTCTCGTACCACTGTTCCCAGCCCACCTGGACACCAGCCGGGGGGCTGACACCGTACAGCCCCACTCCAGCGCTCTGCACACCCCTCACTGCGGCATAACTTCATGCCAAGAAAACCAAAGGGGCCGCGGTCGGTTTCTTCCCTTTTCACCCTTCAACCCACCCGTGCCCCTCACCCTTCCCCGCCCCGGGTGACCGGCTGGAGACACCCCAGCGAGCGGGCCGGGCTGCTGCCGGCCCGGAGGGTGACCGGTACCCCAGCCCCGCCTCACGATCGCAGCCGCACGCGGCCGCGGGGCGCGACAGCCCCCCAAACGCAGAGGGCCGCGCCCGCGCGCGGCCTGTATTTATGTCTCCCCGCGCCAATAAACCGCCCCCGTTCCAAgcgccgcctccccgggccgcGCCTCCCGCCCGTCCCGGGCCGCGCCTCGGGCAGGCCCCTCCCTCCGCGAGCGCTGCGCGGGCGGGACGGGACCGGGGGAGGGCGGGGCGCGCCGGCGCATGCGCGGAGTGGCGGCTGGAGTAGGCCGCGGCGCCGCCCGTTGTCGCTCCCCTCGCTGCCGCTACcggcgcccccctccccccaccccgctcacGACGCCGGGCGttcccgccgccctcctcctgcCGCCACGATGATGATGATGGCGTTAAGCAAGACCTTCGGGCAGAAGCCCGTCAAGTTCCAGCTGGAGGAGGACGGCGAGTTCTACATGATCGGCTCCGAGGTGCGGCCCCGCGCACAACGGCCCGGGCGGGAACCGGGCccgggggaggctgcgggggcagcggggcgccgggccgggctgggggggctgttgggggagctgggctcagggtggggaaggggctgaggggaGCCCTGTCGTGGGAGACAGCAGAGACCCGGGCGCGGGGGGCACCGGCCTTCCAGCCCCTGCGGGTCCTCTCTGTGTCCCCACTTGCGGGGCGCTGGCCAGGGCGGCGGGGACCCGGGCTCTGCTTGGGAGCCGGACGGTGAGGTCTGCTTGGGAGCCTCAGCCGTCCTGGGACCAGTGCTCCCAGTAGGGGCGGCTCTTGGAGACACGCAGGAGTACGTAGGGACCAGATCCTCCCCTGATCGCAGCCTGAGGCCCAGCTCCCTGATACCGCACTTAACAAATTTTTGTAGCACACTTGTTCAGACTTCTGGATTATTTGACATGCCGTTGAGGTAATTAACGCACCTAGGCCTTTGTGCTTAGTAACACCACCAAAATCAGACAGCTCGGTTTCTCAGCCTTGTTCAAATGGGTCTTGCCAACAAATGCCGGGGTACAGCATTTTAGCACCCCAGTGTGTATGCTGACACTGTATTCTCTCATGCTGAGAGGCTGTTCTGCCTCCCTGAAGACCAGCCGTACTGAAGCAAGAAACATTGGTGCTTCAGCACCAGGGAAATGATCACagttggaaacaggaaaaaaatgttttagccCTGCCCTTGGTGCAAGAAGGGAAATATTGGATAAGTTAAATTGCCAGCTGTATAGGTTGAGCATGGACTAAAGGCCCCTCGCTCTCTCATGTGAAATGTAAAGTTTGAAAGAACAGTAACTGCAGTCAGCTAACCTGTGAGATTGCCAGACCAGACAcgtggaaggggaaaaagggtTGCCTTTTTTATCTAccattaatttctgtttcttgatGAGCACTGTAGAGCAACAGATATGATTAAAAATTACCTGAAAATAGATGTTAAGACCAAAATGAGTCTTGtcaaaaaaggaataaaaacctTATTGTGTGGCAGTCTGCCAGTGTACTACCAGTCTAAACATTTGATTTCAGAGTCTAGAAATAGTTCTGTTGTTCAGCAAGTCCTGCTGTAGCCTTCAGCACAGGTGAGGATCTTGTGCCAGAAGAACAGAATTGCTTTACAGATGGTAAGTAAATTTGAAAGAGGATTATTGGCAGTGATCACATTTTACATGTTCaaaggatttaaaacaaaatacaagtcTCTGGGCATTTGCTGTATTCGAGCAATGTCTAGATGGCACAGAGGTTCAAAGTAAAAATGATAACTGTCAGAGAGCTAGGTATCTCATTTGATTTAATTCCTACTGACTATTCTGCATTGAAACAGAAGTTGAAGTAAAGAAAGGTTAGGTTGttcaaaaatacatgaaaatgaatGGAGTTTTATCCTATTAAATGGATTATTGTCAACGGATGGGAGTTTTTTTGTATCAGACTAGTGAAATAAGTGCTgataaaaattttgttttctgtattgccACAAAAATTGCAGTACTATATGATGCCAAACCCAGTGCAGTCAGTCTatcaccaaaaaaccaaaaccaaaaatcctccTAGGAGGTCCTTCTTATCACTACAAAGAGTTGAATTTGTTTCAGCTTCTGCTAAAAATCTCTTAAATGGAATACCAGCCCATACTGGAACACCAGGCCATATCTCCACTTTTCTTCTTGTAGGTGGGAAACTACTTGCGTATGTTTCGGGGTTCCCTGTACAAGAGATATCCCTCGCTCTGGAGGCGACTAGCCAcagtggaagaaaggaagaagatagTGGCCTCTTCACATGGTGAGAAGATGAGTAAACATTCCCAGTACGGTTTATCTGAAATTTTGCCTTGAAAAACTGTCTCTGGTGATTCAGAAGCTTGTGCACCTTTAGGGCTGGGTGAGTCGTTTCAGATTGCCCCAGTGATGGAGCACTGCAGCGGTGACACTGGTAGCTCCTGGTTCAGCCTAGCAACAAACATCAACTGATCAAAAATGTTCTACAATCGAAACATCCATCATGGCTTTCCTGGGGTTGCCTGCATTCGTCACAAAGCAAAAGCCGCATCTCAAAATCAATACCATATTCCAGAAGAGACTTTTGTAGACAAAGAAGggcatttttgtctcttttgtcAAATAGGCAGGAATGTTGCAAGGATGCCCCATTGAAAATGTGCGTCTTTTCTTAACTTTGCTTCTTGCAGGGACTGAATGTTTATGCCTCCCAGAAATTGTTGTAGTGTGTTGCTACTGATGTGACTGCCACAGTGAGAATATAGCTGCCTCAGTATTATTTTTGGTGGGAGACTAATAACAAGCAGTTAAATTTCTTAGCAATATGACTTGTACACTCTTTAGACTGAAgcatagtaaaaataaatggttcATTCTGGACTTAGGTCTTCTTCCTCCAAGTATCCTGCTGAcctgttgctttgttttcttcccctcctctccccccccccccccaacagaaaATCAGCGGTCTCACAGTCCCAGAAGATGTAAGTCTTTATCTGCATGTTATTCTTTGCTGTACTAGAGGAAGAATCTCTACTGTGACCTTTGGTGCTATTACAATATATATTAATGTCGAATCTTCTTCCTCTGATCTCTCCCTGTGGTCGCCCTAATTGTGCATCCTGATCACATGCTTAACTCTTCTTTGTCAGAACATTAGTGGGGCTCTCAAATGTAGATGGTCTCTCTAATTCAGCAAGAGCTGTCCTGAGGCTTCTCCCCCTTTCCCAAGTCTTACCAGCTTTTCTGTTGATCATTGCCTCTCTATTTCCAACCTTTTAGTCCACTGAGGATTTATTGTTTTCTGGGCTTTTCCTCCCAGAAGGCTGTGGAAGAGATTTTTACATCATTTTGGCAGATGTAGGTGTGCAGAGCTAAACCATGCGATTGCAAAGGGCAGCTCAGGGtaggaaataattgtttttctcttcttaagtAAAAGCACGTTAGATTTAAAGTTGATCTAATAATTATGAGGATTTAAGGacttctttttctgaagttttttttttggtagcattcACTTCCATCTTAAGTAAATGTCATAACAGAAATGACCAGAGTCTATAAATAAGTTGCACCCTGGAAGAACGAGGTTCATCCAGTGGTAGTACCTGAGGGAACCTCATGTAATTCTAACCCTCCCTGTGTCTTGACTCTTAGTCcaaatgaaatatgtttttaatagaGTATAAACAGGGTAGCTATACCAGGTGAAGAGATGATGATGCTTTTTGCAAATCTTTGCTCTATCACTTGCAACTATTCCAAGGTGTCATCCTGCTTTTGTCTTTAGAATTGTATTTCTTCTCTAGGCTTTGTGGTGGGGATTGTCATGTATTAACTAAGACGTTCCACCCCTGCTCCCAAGAAAGTCACACTTGTTCCTGCTGTTTAGATGGATGTCAAACCAGATTATGTTTCTTTAGTGCCAGGCACGGTGGCTGGGCTTCTGGTCACTCCAGTGCAAGTAATCTATCTACCCCAGTAGCAGAGCATCCTGGTGTGTGAGGGAGAGTGGAGGCTTCTGGCAACTCAGAAATGACAGTGGAAAGTTCTGTCATCTCCATTTATCCCGTGTGTACAAAATGCCATGTCAAAACCTTCCTCAAAAATTAAATGTCTCCGAGAGGATACATGAAGCCCAAAGGACTTTTGGGGCACACGCTTATACCACTGGGTAACCTATTTAGTCCCTCCTGCAGTGGCAGGGAGGGCTTTTCACTATGCAGCCTATTAATGCTACATTGCTATGTAGTACTTTTCCATGTTAATTATTGGCATCTTTCCTGGTAATAGATCATGGCTATACAACATTAGCCACTAGCGTGACACTGTTAAAGGCCTCTGAAGTGGAAGAGATCTTGGATGGAAACGATGAGAAGTATAAGGCAGTGTCTATCAGCACAGAACCTCCCACCTACCTCAGGTAACAGGTGTCGGTGAGGGCCAAGATCAGAACGGAGCTGCTTGGAAGATGTCAGCTTGGGCAGGAAGCGCAAGAAATTGCATAAATCCAGGCCATTGTGCAGGGGGGTGCTTGCCAGTCTGTGCAAATAGTTGTTTGCAGTGTTGGGCAAATGAAGATCTCCAGAGCGTAAGGATTGGGTTACTGCCCACAcgcaacaggaagaaaaacataagtgTTTGATGATACAGCTCTTTTTGCAATTACTGCATTCCAGCTGTAACAGATGTTTTGCAGAACACACTCTCTGCACGTACTGTCTTCTGGAGACGGCGCATTTATCAGCAGTCCCTTTGTAAAGTATAGACAGAAAATCCAAATATGAACCTAGTATTTATAATGGTGCACCTGGATTCGTATCTGATGAATAATCGTGAGCTGGAGAATGGGCTTCCCAGAGGCTAGTGTGGAACGTGAGTTCTCAGTGGAACAATATTGTTGAGGGTTCCAGAATAAAATAGCAGGAGCTCATGATAGGacttaaagtttaaaattatacCATTCCTTAAGCAGTAGCAGTGGTGCTCAGGGTCTGCAGTTTAACATACAGTCTCCTTCTTCAGAGAACAGAAGGCAAAGAGGAACAACCAGTGGGTGCCAACCCTGCCCAACAGCTCTCATCACCTGGATGCAGTGCCATGCTCAACAACGATTAACAGAAATCGCATGGGCAGGGATAAGAAGAGGACATTCCCTCTGTGGTAAGGCAGCTTCCTGCTTCCGAAAAGTGGAAACAGTTACCAACGTGATGCGCTGCTAGGGTAGTGCTGATGTGTTATAATGTTGTGATTCATCTCGAACTGACAAAAGACCTACAGGTCGCTAATTTGGAGGTTCTTAGTTAAACCGTGTGTCTTGAAGCTCTTCCTTACAGTGGACAGCCATGGCTCAGAGAGGAGGCTTTCCTTTAGTCAGGAAAATGGTTTGTTCTTTTCCTGATGAGTTCCTTCATCTTTCTGCTGATTCGCTGAGCAGTTGTCCTTTGAGGACCCTGCAAACCCTCTCTGTGAAGGACAGGCTGCCTCTCACTGACATAGTCCAGTAACTTGGATCTAATTTATTCaatggaaaatgctgctgtggcTCATGACTAAGTTTTACTTTCCATTATAAAAGTTGAGGAAATCAAGAT is a window of Mycteria americana isolate JAX WOST 10 ecotype Jacksonville Zoo and Gardens chromosome 13, USCA_MyAme_1.0, whole genome shotgun sequence DNA encoding:
- the MMP11 gene encoding stromelysin-3, with product MSDPAPPPGMARPPLPAAAALLAAALLHCAPAAPARRPKPDMSRKHHTWKERSPWLSSLVNAVGTGMPAKGFPMGADEQVARWNPPRCGVPDLPALLDGQNGRNRQKRFVLSGGRWDKTDLTYKIIRFPWQLVKAKVRRTIEEALKVWSDVTPLTFTEVQEGRADIVIDFTRYWHGDNLPFDGPGGILAHAFFPKTHREGDVHFDYDETWTIGNNLGTDLLQVAAHEFGHVLGLQHTAISKSLMSPFYIFRYPLSLSEDDKQGIQYLYGKPKLDPDPTPTQPAELPQPDLETNEITNVESVQPDTCDTDFDAASTIRGELFFFKSCYVWRLRSGKLQDGYPALASRHWQGIPSSVDATFEDPLGNIWFFQDSQYWIYDGERQVSGPTPTVELGLPASPVQAALVWGAEKNKIYIFSGGNYWRFNPHTRQVDNIYPRTMADWRGVPQEIDAAFQDEFGFAYFLRGRDYWKFDPVQVKVLEGYPRQISQDFFSCTPSSNSFR